In a genomic window of Sulfurimonas denitrificans DSM 1251:
- a CDS encoding RNA-binding S4 domain-containing protein — translation MRIDKFLNAVNITKRRSVSQDMIANGVVLIGGIVAKASKNIEAGSIITINYLESSKKYKVLKIPTTKSTPKSLQSEYIEEIV, via the coding sequence ATGAGAATAGATAAATTTTTAAATGCGGTAAATATTACCAAAAGACGCTCAGTTTCACAAGACATGATAGCAAATGGAGTAGTTTTAATTGGTGGAATAGTTGCAAAAGCTAGTAAAAATATTGAAGCTGGTTCAATAATTACAATTAACTACTTAGAGTCTTCAAAAAAGTACAAAGTTCTAAAAATTCCAACTACTAAATCAACACCAAAAAGTTTACAAAGTGAGTATATCGAGGAGATAGTATGA
- a CDS encoding flagellar basal body-associated FliL family protein, giving the protein MKHTKRDVLKNIVVTVILIIIVLLLILGVQSSDFSKIKKYDFGKSSNGFLQQVSSSKSDSMEVSIVNKSEVNLGDFVFNVLGDKKLIANISIIHKPKNGKTFMDNSGDEFIEKGAILRDATINAMLDSQNFDMSVNNNKIKDAIKNRLNKNLQNSSVEEVYFNKFIIQ; this is encoded by the coding sequence ATGAAACATACCAAAAGAGATGTGCTTAAGAATATAGTAGTCACTGTTATTTTGATTATTATTGTTTTATTATTAATTTTGGGAGTACAAAGTTCTGATTTTTCAAAAATTAAAAAATATGATTTTGGTAAATCATCAAATGGTTTTTTACAACAAGTCAGTAGTTCTAAAAGCGACTCTATGGAGGTTAGTATAGTTAACAAAAGTGAGGTTAATTTAGGAGACTTTGTTTTTAATGTTTTGGGAGATAAAAAATTAATAGCTAATATCTCTATTATTCATAAACCAAAAAACGGTAAAACTTTTATGGATAATTCAGGAGATGAATTTATAGAAAAAGGGGCTATTCTTAGAGATGCCACCATTAATGCCATGCTAGATAGTCAAAATTTTGATATGAGTGTTAACAATAACAAAATAAAAGATGCGATTAAAAACAGACTAAATAAAAATCTTCAAAACAGTAGTGTAGAAGAGGTATATTTCAATAAATTTATTATTCAATAA
- a CDS encoding EAL domain-containing protein: protein MAIHLNKKIFWIVSFLIIISNTILTLYTYQKTNERIQIRALERAESLKDYFVAMRYVYHKQFINSNIDLNDSTVGFLPAHASTFISNKFSEISKDKITIRNVTDRPRNPKNMADNFELRAMEYFKNNPKAESKVEKIIENNKEVFHYTVPLIIEGYCIACHGKKEDVLPFIKSRYDSAYDYKIGDVRGVTSIKIPIENLEKVAINNFYRTTVFNWSIIFILLLIIYFTIKKMTTQEVKQKIFLQNEVRKKTAILQEQKNQLEAANKNQKELFSILRTVADCNQILITARDINELIQDTTASIHSNSTFKAVKILVIENSELVVKASMGVDVEPIVLPYERVVLKENAPLKLNAFDDTLSKECRDEMQQNSISETYITPLRKNSHSKEAIGVLSISTTKIDGLSKEEQDMINELSGDIGFAMNSFHQKEAINQLSFYDSLTYLANQKLFENHLEQSLMDSEKYLKYGAVLFIDFDNFKDVNDLINKGAGDTVLKEISQRLIKKAKTASLIARHGGDKFLILLENISKDENQSAMIVKKSVIEIQEITKEPFIVDENSMYLTCSIGVALFLDNTSANKLLNQAEYAMRTAKRDGKNTVRFYNESLQDMTKQRFQMIQYLKESILKNELFLNYQKQFDKDKNVVGVEALVRWNHPTLGLVSPAEFIPLAEESGIIKEIGAFVLESATSELLLWKSDRIKKEWRISVNVSPLQFKESSFVDTINKLITSKNLDPSKLRIELTEGVLIENKEKAIDKIRDLKNFGISTSIDDFGTGYSNLSYLKNLQIDELKIDQSFVFGLGQNSSDRAIVNSIIMLGEEFNFEVIAEGVETIEQFEILKELGCNYFQGYLLARPCKAEEL from the coding sequence ATGGCAATTCATCTTAATAAAAAAATCTTCTGGATAGTCTCTTTTCTCATCATAATTTCAAATACAATTTTAACTCTCTATACATATCAGAAGACTAATGAGCGCATCCAAATAAGAGCTTTGGAGAGAGCTGAGTCACTAAAAGACTATTTTGTCGCTATGCGCTATGTTTATCATAAACAATTTATTAATAGCAACATAGACTTAAATGACTCAACTGTAGGTTTCCTCCCAGCCCATGCTTCCACATTCATAAGCAATAAATTCTCAGAAATTTCAAAAGACAAAATTACCATTAGAAATGTTACGGATAGACCAAGAAACCCTAAAAATATGGCTGATAATTTTGAATTAAGGGCGATGGAGTATTTCAAAAATAATCCAAAAGCAGAATCAAAAGTAGAAAAAATTATAGAGAACAATAAAGAGGTTTTTCACTACACAGTCCCACTTATTATAGAGGGTTATTGTATAGCATGCCATGGAAAAAAAGAGGATGTATTGCCATTTATAAAGAGTAGATATGACTCTGCTTATGACTATAAGATTGGTGATGTAAGGGGAGTTACAAGTATTAAAATTCCTATAGAAAATTTAGAAAAGGTGGCAATAAATAACTTTTATAGAACTACTGTTTTTAATTGGTCTATTATATTTATACTTCTTTTGATAATTTACTTTACTATTAAAAAAATGACAACTCAAGAAGTAAAGCAAAAGATATTTTTACAAAATGAAGTTAGAAAAAAAACAGCTATTTTACAAGAGCAAAAAAATCAGCTTGAAGCTGCAAACAAAAATCAAAAAGAGCTATTTTCAATATTAAGAACGGTTGCTGACTGTAATCAGATACTCATAACAGCAAGAGATATTAATGAGCTTATTCAAGATACAACAGCGTCTATACACTCAAATAGCACTTTTAAAGCTGTAAAAATATTGGTTATTGAAAATAGCGAACTTGTTGTAAAGGCGTCTATGGGAGTAGATGTGGAGCCTATAGTCCTTCCCTATGAAAGAGTTGTGTTAAAAGAGAATGCCCCTTTGAAATTAAATGCCTTTGATGATACTCTCTCTAAGGAGTGCAGAGATGAGATGCAACAAAACAGTATAAGTGAGACATATATAACACCTCTTAGAAAAAACAGCCACTCTAAAGAGGCTATTGGTGTTCTTAGTATCAGCACTACAAAAATAGATGGCTTAAGTAAAGAAGAACAGGATATGATAAATGAACTCTCGGGCGATATAGGTTTTGCCATGAACTCATTCCATCAAAAAGAGGCAATTAACCAACTCTCTTTTTATGATTCACTCACATATCTTGCAAATCAAAAATTATTTGAAAATCATTTAGAGCAGTCACTTATGGATAGTGAAAAATATCTAAAATATGGTGCTGTTTTGTTTATAGATTTTGATAACTTTAAAGATGTAAATGACCTAATTAACAAAGGTGCAGGCGATACTGTTTTAAAAGAAATCTCTCAAAGGTTAATAAAAAAAGCTAAAACTGCCTCCCTTATTGCAAGACATGGCGGTGATAAATTTTTAATTCTTTTAGAAAATATCTCAAAAGATGAAAATCAAAGCGCCATGATAGTTAAAAAAAGTGTTATTGAAATTCAAGAGATAACAAAAGAGCCATTTATTGTAGATGAAAACTCTATGTACCTTACATGTAGTATTGGTGTTGCTCTTTTTTTAGATAATACATCCGCAAACAAGCTCTTAAATCAAGCAGAGTACGCTATGAGAACAGCAAAGAGAGACGGAAAAAATACTGTCCGTTTCTATAATGAATCTCTTCAAGATATGACAAAACAGAGATTTCAAATGATTCAATATCTAAAAGAGTCTATCTTGAAAAATGAGCTTTTCCTAAACTACCAAAAACAGTTCGATAAAGATAAGAATGTTGTAGGTGTTGAAGCTCTTGTAAGATGGAATCACCCTACCCTTGGACTAGTTTCTCCTGCGGAGTTTATACCTCTTGCAGAGGAGTCTGGAATCATAAAAGAGATAGGCGCTTTTGTGCTAGAGAGTGCAACATCAGAGCTTCTTCTTTGGAAGAGTGATAGAATAAAAAAAGAGTGGCGAATCTCTGTAAATGTAAGCCCGCTTCAATTTAAAGAAAGCAGTTTTGTAGATACAATAAATAAGTTGATAACTTCTAAGAATTTAGACCCTTCAAAATTAAGAATTGAACTCACGGAGGGCGTTTTGATAGAGAACAAGGAGAAAGCCATAGATAAGATTAGAGACCTTAAAAACTTTGGAATCTCAACTTCGATAGATGATTTTGGAACAGGTTATTCAAATCTATCATATTTAAAAAATCTACAGATTGATGAGCTTAAAATAGACCAGTCATTTGTTTTTGGATTGGGTCAAAACAGCTCAGACAGAGCAATAGTAAATAGCATAATAATGCTTGGTGAAGAGTTCAACTTTGAAGTTATAGCTGAGGGTGTAGAGACGATAGAGCAGTTTGAAATCCTAAAAGAGCTT